From Rhodamnia argentea isolate NSW1041297 chromosome 10, ASM2092103v1, whole genome shotgun sequence, a single genomic window includes:
- the LOC115752301 gene encoding isopentenyl-diphosphate Delta-isomerase I: protein MGDAADAGMDAVQRRLMFDDECILVDENDNVVGHESKYNCHLMEKIESENLLHRAFSVFLFNSKYELLLQQRSATKVTFPLVWTNTCCSHPLYRESELIAENALGARNAAQRKLLDELGIPAEDVPVDEFIPLGRILYKAPSDGKWGEHELDYLLFIVRDVKVNPNPDEVADIKYVNREQLKELLRKADAGEGGLKLSPWFRLVVDNFLFKWWDHVEKGTLKEAADMKTIHKLT from the exons ATGCATCTTGGTGGATGAGAACGACAACGTCGTTGGTCACGAGTCCAAATACAACT gtcatttgatggagaaaATCGAGTCTGAGAATCTGTTGCATAGAGCCTTTAGTGTGTTTTTGTTCAACTCAAAGTATGAGCTACTGCTTCAG CAACGCTCTGCCACAAAGGTAACTTTCCCCCTTGTGTGGACAAACACCTGCTGCAGCCATCCCTTGTACCGGGAGTCCGAGCTTATTGCTGAGAACGCCCTTG GGGCGAGGAATGCTGCACAGAGGAAGCTCTTGGACGAACTGGGCATTCCTGCTGAAGATGTGCCGGTTGATGAATTTATTCCTCTGGGTCGAATACTGTATAAGGCACCTTCTGATGGGAAGTGGGGAGAGCATGAAC TTGACTACTTGCTGTTCATTGTTCGAGACGTGAAGGTCAATCCCAACCCTGATGAGGTCGCGGATATCAAGTACGTGAACCGGGAGCAGCTGAAGGAGCTGTTGAGGAAAGCCGATGCAGGTGAGGGTGGTCTGAAGCTGTCGCCCTGGTTCAGATTAGTGGTGGACAATTTCTTGTTCAAGTGGTGGGATCATGTGGAGAAGGGGACGCTGAAGGAAGCAGCTGATATGAAAACCATTCACAAGCTAACCTGA
- the LOC115752293 gene encoding pentatricopeptide repeat-containing protein At1g03560, mitochondrial produces MRSLLRPSASISLAARLLLSQSHFRSGASRATELAELAFVSIRSPFARWVFTDDSPPPPEWVEPFNDVSDIASTPRNPTPSPWVGHILNLLDGSTDMELKLDDFCRKFLIKLSPNFVSFVLRSGQVKGRPDVAVRFFRWAARQGRYKHRIECYVSLIELLSLSGDLDGVTSVFEELRNLGFLMTVSAANSLIKSFGSVGMVEELLWVWRKMKENGIKPSLYTYNFLLNGLVDSMFIESAERVFEVMENGRIGPDTVSYNIMVKGLSNVGKTQKAMEKLRDMETKSVEPDKITYMTLIQACYGEGDFSSCLGLYREMEEKGLEIPPHAYSLVISGLSKEGKCMEAYAVYASMTRNGYRANVAIYTALIDSYAKCGSIEEGMRLFDRMKDDGFRPDEVTYGAVINGLCKNGRLEEALAHLEHCQNSGVTVNAMIYSSIIDGLGKAGRVDEAEKFFEEMAHKGCSRDSYCYNALMDAFTKCGRINEALALFRKMEDEGCDQTVYTFTILIAGLFAEHQNEEALKLWDVMIDKGITPNAASIRALSTGLCLSGKVARACKILDELAPMGIIPDSAVEDMINVLCKAGRIKEACRLADGIVDRGREIPGKIRTIFINALRKAGSADLALKLMHSKIAIGYDRVGSVKKRVKFQTLVDS; encoded by the coding sequence ATGAGAAGCCTCCTCAGACCTTCAGCTTCAATCTCTCTCGCCGCCAGGCTCCTCCTTTCGCAGAGCCACTTCAGGAGCGGCGCGTCACGGGCGACTGAACTAGCGGAGCTCGCCTTCGTCTCGATTCGCAGTCCCTTCGCCCGGTGGGTCTTCACCGACGactctcctccccctcccgaATGGGTCGAGCCCTTCAACGACGTCTCCGACATAGCCTCCACCCCGCGGAACCCGACCCCGTCTCCGTGGGTGGGTCACATTCTCAATCTCTTAGACGGGTCCACGGACATGGAATTAAAGCTGGATGACTTTTGTCGTAAGTTCTTGATCAAGCTGTCCCCGAACTTCGTGTCTTTCGTGTTGCGGTCTGGTCAGGTTAAGGGAAGGCCAGACGTTGCCGTCAGGTTCTTCAGGTGGGCTGCTCGGCAGGGGAGGTACAAGCACAGGATTGAGTGTTACGTGTCTTTAATTGAGCTTCTCTCATTATCTGGGGATTTGGATGGAGTGACGAGTGTCTTTGAGGAGTTGAGGAACTTGGGCTTCTTGATGACGGTGTCGGCAGCTAATTCTTTGATCAAGAGCTTCGGCAGTGTTGGGATGGTTGAGGAGTTGTTGTGGGTGtggaggaagatgaaggagaATGGTATCAAGCCGAGCTTGTATACCTACAACTTTTTGTTGAATGGTTTGGTGGATTCCATGTTTATCGAGTCCGCAGAGCGGGTGTTTGAGGTGATGGAGAATGGGAGGATTGGACCTGATACTGTGAGCTACAACATAATGGTGAAAGGACTTAGCAATGTGGGTAAAACCCAGAAAGCGATGGAGAAACTAAGGGATATGGAAACGAAGAGTGTGGAGCCGGATAAGATCACGTATATGACTTTGATTCAGGCGTGTTATGGTGAAGGGGATTTCAGTTCTTGTTTGGGACTTTACCGTGAGATGGAAGAGAAAGGTTTAGAAATCCCTCCTCATGCGTATAGTTTGGTCATAAGTGGGCTTTCCAAGGAGGGAAAATGTATGGAAGCTTATGCAGTTTATGCAAGCATGACTAGAAATGGTTATAGAGCAAATGTGGCAATCTACACAGCTTTGATTGATTCATATGCAAAATGCGGGAGCATAGAAGAGGGAATGAGGCTCTTTGACAGAATGAAGGATGATGGGTTTCGCCCGGATGAGGTCACGTATGGGGCTGTCATTAACGGGCTGTGCAAAAATGGGAGGTTGGAGGAGGCACTTGCACACTTGGAGCACTGTCAGAATAGTGGGGTGACGGTTAATGCCATGATATATTCTAGTATTATTGATGGTCTAGGGAAGGCAGGGAGAGTGGATGAAGCTGAGAAATTTTTTGAGGAAATGGCTCATAAGGGATGTTCACGGGATTCTTATTGCTATAATGCCTTGATGGATGCATTTACAAAGTGCGGTAGAATTAATGAAGCACTGGCGCTCTTcaggaaaatggaagatgaaggtTGTGATCAAACAGTTTACACATTCACGATACTCATTGCTGGCCTTTTTGCGGAGCACCAAAATGAGGAGGCTTTGAAATTGTGGGACGTGATGATTGACAAAGGGATCACTCCAAACGCAGCATCAATCAGGGCTCTATCTACTGGACTTTGTCTCTCGGGCAAAGTGGCTAGAGCTTGTAAAATCTTGGATGAATTAGCACCAATGGGTATCATTCCTGATTCAGCTGTCGAAGATATGATCAATGTGTTGTGCAAAGCTGGCCGTATTAAGGAAGCTTGTAGATTGGCAGATGGAATTGTCGATAGGGGTCGTGAAATACCGGGAAAAATACGGACTATTTTTATTAATGCCTTGAGAAAGGCAGGGAGCGCAGATTTGGCCTTGAAGTTGAT